One stretch of Leadbetterella byssophila DSM 17132 DNA includes these proteins:
- a CDS encoding recombinase family protein codes for MRWSFEEIATGLYNTEQIFKLGKEKGFSGTKSLFWFAIRNPLYCGKIFIPKYKDDESRFVKGLHESLITEDLFYRVQDVLDGRKRKQFRLKVLTDSVLPLRGFLVCPECDKILTGSLAKGRYRHYSYYHCFAGCKFRYSADEINRQSVYELKKYIPRPEMAELNKIVWRKPGTGGLLTDRMTENNF; via the coding sequence TTGCGCTGGTCTTTTGAGGAGATAGCCACGGGGCTATACAATACCGAGCAAATCTTTAAACTGGGGAAGGAAAAGGGATTTTCCGGCACTAAGAGCCTTTTCTGGTTTGCTATCCGGAACCCTCTATACTGCGGCAAGATATTTATTCCCAAATACAAAGATGATGAAAGCCGTTTTGTTAAAGGTCTTCATGAATCACTAATAACCGAAGATCTCTTTTATCGCGTGCAGGATGTACTGGATGGCCGAAAACGGAAGCAGTTCCGGTTAAAGGTGCTTACAGATTCAGTGCTGCCCTTAAGAGGGTTTCTGGTATGTCCGGAATGCGACAAAATTTTGACGGGAAGTTTAGCAAAGGGGCGCTACAGGCATTATTCGTATTATCACTGTTTTGCGGGCTGTAAATTCAGGTACAGTGCAGATGAAATTAACCGGCAGTCTGTTTACGAACTGAAGAAATATATTCCGCGCCCGGAAATGGCCGAATTGAATAAGATAGTTTGGAGGAAGCCTGGCACGGGCGGACTGCTCACGGACAGGATGACAGAAAACAACTTCTGA
- a CDS encoding ISAon1 family transposase, whose product MDHNPVSSHQLGHFFHVDGKQLGQQYKDHFSDYHDWDQREHAQEWMLFAENVGERLSIDETALSQGELYTIVTNKAAAGRKGALVAMIKGTRAEDISAVLEKIPWQLRKKVKEVTLDMAATMIKAVRRSFPNASRVIDRFHVQKLAFDAVQELRIKYRWEAINDENEAITRAKLNGETYEPEILPNGDTLKQLLARSRYLLFKHQSKWTLSQLERATFLFERYPKLEQAYKLSVQLANIFTYSRAKEDAFKKLGIWYQQVEKSGIEAFNTVCKSVQTHYLQILNYFHNRSTNASAESFNRSGEPCKNKSLQSLF is encoded by the coding sequence TTGGACCACAATCCGGTAAGTAGCCATCAATTAGGCCATTTTTTTCATGTTGATGGAAAACAATTGGGCCAGCAGTACAAAGACCATTTTAGCGATTACCACGATTGGGATCAAAGGGAACACGCACAAGAGTGGATGTTGTTTGCTGAGAATGTTGGGGAACGTTTAAGCATTGATGAAACTGCACTTTCTCAAGGCGAACTCTATACAATCGTTACCAATAAAGCTGCAGCAGGCAGAAAAGGTGCTCTAGTAGCCATGATCAAAGGCACTCGTGCAGAAGATATTAGTGCGGTACTCGAAAAGATTCCTTGGCAGCTTCGTAAAAAGGTAAAAGAAGTAACTTTAGACATGGCAGCAACCATGATAAAGGCCGTCAGACGTAGTTTTCCCAATGCGTCCAGGGTAATAGACCGCTTTCACGTACAAAAACTAGCTTTCGATGCAGTTCAAGAATTACGGATAAAGTACCGGTGGGAAGCCATCAATGACGAAAATGAAGCCATTACAAGGGCAAAACTAAATGGAGAGACTTACGAGCCGGAAATTCTACCAAACGGAGATACATTAAAACAGCTTTTAGCACGTAGCAGGTATTTACTATTTAAACACCAAAGTAAGTGGACATTATCTCAACTTGAGCGAGCTACTTTTCTGTTTGAACGGTACCCAAAACTAGAACAAGCCTATAAATTATCTGTTCAATTGGCTAATATTTTTACCTACAGCCGTGCAAAAGAGGATGCTTTTAAGAAACTAGGCATATGGTATCAGCAGGTAGAAAAAAGCGGCATAGAGGCTTTTAACACAGTCTGTAAATCTGTACAAACACACTATCTACAAATATTAAACTACTTCCATAACAGAAGTACAAATGCGTCCGCGGAATCCTTTAATCGGAGCGGCGAACCGTGCAAAAATAAAAGCCTTCAGAGCCTCTTCTAG
- a CDS encoding ISAon1 family transposase N-terminal region protein: MQEDLVRLLFPREIADYFDCTKVVEVDGTLNFHLEELNVAPAGYLQEQLESKGFLPEIRVQDFPIRGKKVYLHILRRRWRVISSGETISRDWDLVAKGSGTPSQE; the protein is encoded by the coding sequence GTGCAGGAGGACTTAGTAAGGTTATTGTTTCCCAGAGAGATTGCTGATTATTTTGATTGTACTAAAGTTGTAGAAGTAGATGGTACGCTCAACTTTCATTTAGAAGAGCTTAATGTAGCTCCTGCCGGATATTTGCAAGAGCAGTTAGAATCGAAAGGTTTTCTTCCTGAGATAAGGGTTCAAGATTTCCCCATCCGCGGCAAAAAGGTTTATTTACACATACTTAGGCGTAGATGGCGTGTAATATCGAGTGGTGAGACCATCAGTAGAGATTGGGATTTGGTAGCAAAGGGTTCGGGGACGCCTAGTCAAGAATGA
- a CDS encoding TonB-dependent receptor: protein MKYCLIFTFSLLLPTISYCQKQIGGRILKDDNSPAKFIQVSLLKADSTFLVASLTDSLGQYKFDSLKSGSYYISLGKIIYQEIEISENDQKISVEDTYVRKKEILLNEVKIKAFKNSIERDLDKLIVKIDDIILSKGRNAFELLSILPGIKYSPNGGLTVNGRGTPLFLIDGKPIGNNGKQSTSILSSMSAENIDKIEISTTPSSKYDSEGSGGIINIITKKNKSFSDIRTTIGGQLFPMKGISGSDFLTKGIGANFAFRLKKLNTNFTLDYTKSENIQNSRSERYFKDSKSIIENIRNLHTNSKSLSSRLVSSYEINKKISIDLSGSIIATIPSKSHSKESFYTLDSTTSSDLNLKTNLRIASINFGTSHTYTVSTRRTTCLIPEDYS from the coding sequence ATGAAGTATTGTTTAATATTTACTTTTTCCTTGTTGCTACCGACTATTTCGTATTGTCAAAAACAAATTGGTGGTAGAATACTAAAAGATGATAATAGCCCAGCAAAATTTATTCAAGTTAGTTTGCTAAAGGCAGACTCAACATTTCTGGTAGCAAGTTTAACTGATTCTCTAGGCCAATATAAATTTGACAGTTTGAAAAGCGGAAGCTATTATATCTCACTTGGAAAGATAATTTATCAAGAAATCGAAATTTCAGAAAATGATCAGAAAATTTCGGTAGAGGACACTTACGTTAGAAAAAAAGAAATACTTCTAAATGAAGTAAAAATAAAGGCTTTTAAAAACAGTATAGAACGTGATTTAGATAAGTTAATTGTAAAAATTGATGACATCATATTGTCAAAAGGTAGAAATGCTTTTGAATTATTAAGCATTCTGCCAGGCATAAAGTATAGCCCAAATGGTGGGTTAACCGTAAACGGAAGAGGGACTCCTTTATTTTTGATTGACGGTAAACCAATCGGTAATAACGGAAAACAAAGTACCTCAATTCTTTCGAGCATGTCGGCTGAAAATATTGATAAAATAGAAATATCGACTACACCGTCATCAAAGTACGATTCTGAAGGGAGTGGAGGAATTATAAATATTATTACTAAAAAAAATAAATCTTTTAGTGATATCCGAACGACAATAGGCGGGCAGCTATTTCCAATGAAGGGTATTAGTGGTTCAGATTTTTTGACAAAGGGAATAGGAGCTAATTTCGCATTTCGTTTAAAAAAGCTAAATACAAATTTCACTTTAGATTACACAAAAAGTGAAAATATTCAAAATAGTCGATCTGAACGGTATTTTAAAGACAGTAAAAGTATAATTGAAAATATACGTAATCTTCATACTAATTCAAAATCTCTATCGTCTAGGTTGGTATCATCTTATGAAATAAATAAAAAAATATCAATAGATCTTAGTGGATCTATAATTGCTACTATTCCCAGTAAATCACATTCAAAAGAATCTTTTTACACATTAGATTCGACAACCTCTTCAGACCTCAACTTAAAAACCAACTTGAGAATTGCCTCCATTAATTTTGGTACATCACATACGTATACAGTATCCACCCGACGAACTACATGTTTGATTCCTGAAGATTATTCTTAA
- the ltrA gene encoding group II intron reverse transcriptase/maturase — protein MIDYYETKQHPITKKMVLDAYRKVRANKGSAGIDTQSLEQFEERLADNLYKIWNRMTSGSYHPKAVREVQIPKKSGGYRGLGIPTVSDRVAQQVVKSYLEPKVEPSFHQDSYGYRPNKSAHDALAKTVRNCGYYSWVVDLDIRGFFDNIDHELLMKAVRVYTDEKWIIMYIERWLEVGVVREGKVHKREKGTPQGGVISPLLANIFLHFVFDKWMEKHHGNMPFERYCDDAIIHCTTWNQAVFIKNAVTKRMKECKLELNSEKTKIVYCKNSIHRESNPVPVSFTFLGHTFRPLGRPTKNGWKLTYFPCMSQDAKKSVREKVKSVVNRRFMGKLQDIAQRLNAMARGWINYYCVYSRWTVYGLWYWINLKLVRWVMRRKKMGRRRAHQWLRKIYNQNPKLFIHWTLARPY, from the coding sequence ATGATTGATTACTATGAAACAAAGCAACATCCAATCACCAAGAAAATGGTGTTGGATGCTTACCGAAAAGTACGGGCAAATAAGGGGAGTGCCGGGATTGATACGCAGAGTCTGGAACAGTTTGAGGAACGGTTAGCGGATAATCTATATAAGATCTGGAACCGTATGACCTCGGGCAGTTACCATCCCAAAGCAGTAAGGGAGGTGCAAATTCCCAAGAAAAGTGGAGGTTATCGAGGACTCGGAATACCTACGGTGTCAGACCGGGTAGCCCAACAGGTTGTCAAAAGCTATCTTGAACCCAAGGTGGAGCCGAGCTTCCATCAGGACAGCTACGGTTATCGTCCGAACAAGAGTGCGCATGATGCGCTGGCTAAAACGGTGCGGAACTGTGGGTACTACAGCTGGGTTGTGGACCTGGACATCCGTGGCTTCTTCGATAACATCGATCACGAACTACTCATGAAAGCCGTGCGTGTATATACCGACGAGAAATGGATAATCATGTACATCGAACGCTGGCTTGAAGTGGGCGTAGTGCGTGAGGGTAAAGTGCACAAACGAGAAAAAGGGACACCTCAGGGTGGAGTGATAAGTCCCCTGCTGGCCAACATCTTCCTGCACTTCGTTTTCGACAAATGGATGGAAAAGCATCACGGCAATATGCCTTTTGAAAGGTATTGCGATGACGCCATCATCCACTGTACCACTTGGAATCAGGCTGTATTTATCAAGAATGCGGTAACCAAGCGTATGAAGGAGTGCAAACTTGAACTCAACAGCGAGAAAACAAAAATCGTATACTGCAAAAACTCGATCCACAGAGAGTCAAATCCAGTACCGGTTTCGTTCACCTTCCTTGGTCATACATTTCGACCCTTGGGCAGGCCAACCAAAAACGGCTGGAAACTTACGTATTTTCCGTGTATGAGTCAGGATGCGAAGAAATCCGTTCGAGAGAAAGTGAAGAGTGTAGTGAACAGGCGTTTCATGGGAAAGCTGCAAGACATCGCCCAACGCCTGAACGCAATGGCCAGAGGTTGGATTAATTACTACTGTGTGTATTCAAGATGGACGGTGTACGGACTTTGGTATTGGATTAACCTCAAGTTGGTACGATGGGTTATGAGACGTAAAAAGATGGGAAGAAGGAGAGCACATCAGTGGTTGAGGAAAATCTATAACCAGAACCCAAAACTATTCATCCACTGGACGCTTGCCAGACCGTACTAA
- the tnpB gene encoding IS66 family insertion sequence element accessory protein TnpB (TnpB, as the term is used for proteins encoded by IS66 family insertion elements, is considered an accessory protein, since TnpC, encoded by a neighboring gene, is a DDE family transposase.): MFSLGSSHRFYLYDGHCDMRKSFDGLCGLVISGMRRQPTSGEVFVFLNRSRTHIKLLHWERGGFVLYYKRLEQGTFGRSTLKKGELSWSDLVLMIEGIQVVSSIQKKRYSLP, encoded by the coding sequence ATGTTTTCTTTGGGATCATCCCACCGGTTCTATCTCTACGATGGGCATTGCGATATGAGAAAATCATTTGACGGTCTCTGCGGCCTGGTAATTTCCGGCATGAGGCGTCAGCCCACCAGCGGGGAAGTGTTTGTGTTCCTGAACCGTAGCCGTACCCACATTAAGCTTTTGCACTGGGAACGTGGCGGTTTTGTACTGTATTACAAGCGGCTCGAACAAGGCACTTTTGGCAGGTCTACACTGAAAAAGGGAGAGCTGTCATGGAGCGATTTGGTGCTGATGATCGAAGGGATTCAGGTGGTGAGCAGCATACAAAAAAAACGTTATTCACTGCCATAA
- the tnpA gene encoding IS66 family insertion sequence element accessory protein TnpA, which translates to MSAMLADWHQSGKSKKRYCEENGISTATFYYWFSRSKVHAPGTRSFLSIDKMCKKGEVEVIYPNGVRIKVDADLGLLSQLIHLY; encoded by the coding sequence ATGTCTGCGATGCTAGCGGACTGGCATCAGAGCGGTAAGAGCAAGAAACGTTACTGCGAGGAAAATGGAATCAGTACTGCTACATTTTATTACTGGTTTTCGCGCAGTAAAGTCCATGCCCCTGGCACAAGAAGCTTTTTATCGATCGATAAGATGTGCAAGAAAGGGGAAGTTGAGGTCATCTATCCTAACGGTGTGCGCATCAAGGTAGATGCAGATCTCGGTTTACTTTCCCAGTTGATCCATTTGTACTGA
- the istA gene encoding IS21 family transposase, translated as MNKLHLVLRMLMDGKSRRSISRMAEVSRTTVDKYAQIFHSHPLSLLELHKLDEYDLQVIVKPESRSKPSLELLYGEFDTAVKELKKVGVTKQFLWNAYKTKYPNGIGYSQYCDHLNKYLQHQQISYVFEHKAADKLMIDFAGKKLYLTDYETGEQKPVEFFVGILPCSGFTFGMACMSQQTPDFLGCLGACIAAVGGVPQAIVTDNLKPAVKKASKYDPELNASMSDFAEHYNTVILPTRAYKPKDKALVEGAVKILYTRVYAPLHGRVFHSLAELNRAIAELVAQHNNLPYQNKMGNRLQQFETLEKEKLKPLPAEPFELRKYQQAKVHPNCHVVLSEDKHHYSVPYQYVGKKVDIKYTNERVEIYWNYKQIAIHERLKANYKYTTNAAHLHPNHRYYHNWSEDFFKSEGYKIGENTHQLMGQIFGQFKHPEQGYKLCQGVLQLAKKYGICVSARPSTYFMSGLLSRPLLYEQRRKEITDVCDASGLASER; from the coding sequence ATGAATAAGTTACATTTAGTATTGCGTATGCTTATGGACGGGAAGTCTCGGCGGAGCATTAGCAGAATGGCCGAAGTTTCCCGAACTACGGTTGATAAATATGCTCAGATTTTCCATTCGCACCCTTTAAGTCTCTTAGAATTACACAAGCTGGACGAATATGATTTACAGGTCATTGTAAAGCCTGAAAGCCGGAGTAAACCCTCCTTGGAGTTACTTTACGGTGAGTTTGATACAGCGGTTAAAGAGTTGAAAAAAGTGGGTGTTACCAAACAATTCTTGTGGAATGCCTATAAGACCAAGTACCCTAACGGAATTGGATATTCTCAGTATTGCGACCACCTCAACAAATACCTACAGCATCAGCAGATCAGTTATGTTTTTGAACATAAAGCAGCTGATAAGCTGATGATCGACTTTGCAGGTAAAAAGCTCTATCTGACCGACTATGAGACAGGAGAGCAAAAGCCTGTAGAGTTCTTTGTGGGGATACTTCCTTGCAGCGGTTTTACCTTCGGTATGGCGTGTATGAGTCAGCAAACGCCTGATTTTTTAGGTTGTTTAGGGGCCTGTATTGCGGCCGTTGGGGGTGTTCCCCAGGCTATCGTAACCGATAACTTAAAGCCGGCCGTTAAGAAGGCGAGTAAATATGATCCGGAGTTGAATGCAAGTATGTCGGACTTTGCGGAGCATTACAATACGGTCATCCTGCCCACCCGAGCCTATAAACCCAAGGATAAAGCCTTGGTAGAGGGAGCGGTTAAAATCCTCTACACCCGGGTCTATGCACCGCTTCACGGGCGGGTTTTTCATAGTCTTGCAGAGCTAAACCGAGCTATAGCAGAGCTGGTGGCACAGCACAATAATCTTCCTTACCAAAACAAAATGGGCAACCGCCTGCAACAGTTCGAAACGCTGGAAAAAGAGAAACTTAAGCCTTTGCCCGCAGAACCCTTCGAGCTTCGCAAATACCAGCAAGCTAAGGTGCATCCCAACTGTCATGTAGTTTTGTCTGAAGACAAACATCACTATTCTGTCCCTTACCAATATGTAGGCAAAAAGGTAGACATAAAATATACCAATGAACGGGTAGAGATTTACTGGAATTACAAGCAGATAGCCATTCATGAGCGGCTTAAAGCCAATTATAAGTACACTACCAATGCCGCCCACCTGCACCCCAATCACCGGTATTACCACAACTGGTCGGAGGACTTTTTTAAGAGTGAAGGTTATAAAATAGGCGAAAACACCCATCAGCTAATGGGACAAATCTTCGGCCAGTTTAAGCATCCCGAGCAGGGGTACAAGTTATGTCAGGGCGTTTTACAACTGGCAAAAAAATACGGAATATGCGTATCCGCCCGACCAAGTACATATTTTATGAGCGGTTTATTAAGCAGACCTTTGCTTTATGAGCAAAGAAGAAAAGAAATTACAGATGTCTGCGATGCTAGCGGACTGGCATCAGAGCGGTAA
- a CDS encoding TlpA family protein disulfide reductase, whose amino-acid sequence MNVKFYVRALLCLYLSLSLHHLAAQELKVGDTLPPELWSLPLNVISHPSGKETITLDEYKGKLIILDFWATWCNPCVAMLPKMDSLQKEFAKQVQILALTYQTTKEVDEFMKKYTRRTARELKLTMVIEEKALHQAFPHIYIPHYVWVSPEGKVKAITGHEEITAEKIRSFLKNGETTLATKADPTSIAYDSSKPFLVNGNGGDGKNLVYQSVLTRYTEGLPDGFSIRLDSIGNGKLSLFNVPLHWYYLKAYGADSVWFGPSRTEVHMKDPHRVVYSDSCGPYEDWKNRYTYCYQLVLSAASRLNLFNALREDLRRMFPDIEATIEPRRKLCWVLSRLDGHKIPIASEGAYVSRMEPTGYTLQNGRLKGLVWNMNMFVLQQSAIPLIDETGITHKISLQINARLNDMVSVSKELEKYGLQIIQEYRDINVLVLRDKEVK is encoded by the coding sequence ATGAACGTGAAATTTTACGTAAGGGCATTGCTATGCCTTTACCTGAGCCTATCATTGCATCATCTGGCAGCTCAGGAGCTGAAAGTGGGAGACACCCTCCCGCCAGAACTATGGAGCCTGCCTCTCAACGTTATTAGCCACCCCTCCGGAAAGGAGACCATCACCCTTGATGAATATAAAGGCAAACTGATTATCCTGGACTTCTGGGCTACGTGGTGCAATCCTTGCGTAGCCATGCTCCCTAAAATGGACAGCCTGCAAAAAGAGTTTGCAAAGCAGGTGCAAATACTTGCGCTTACCTATCAGACCACCAAAGAAGTGGATGAGTTTATGAAGAAATATACTCGCCGTACGGCTAGAGAGCTAAAGCTCACTATGGTAATAGAGGAGAAAGCGCTGCACCAGGCCTTTCCGCACATATATATCCCCCATTATGTGTGGGTCAGCCCTGAAGGTAAGGTGAAAGCTATTACCGGGCATGAGGAAATTACGGCTGAAAAAATCAGATCATTTCTAAAAAATGGAGAGACAACGCTGGCCACTAAAGCTGACCCTACCAGCATTGCCTATGACAGCAGCAAACCATTCCTGGTGAATGGTAATGGGGGGGATGGTAAAAATCTGGTTTACCAGTCAGTATTGACCAGATATACGGAAGGCCTACCGGACGGCTTCTCCATCAGGCTTGACAGCATCGGCAACGGAAAGCTATCGCTATTTAATGTGCCTTTACATTGGTATTATCTGAAAGCCTATGGCGCTGATTCGGTTTGGTTCGGGCCCAGTAGAACAGAGGTTCACATGAAAGATCCCCATAGAGTAGTTTACTCGGATAGCTGCGGCCCCTATGAAGATTGGAAAAACCGATATACGTACTGCTATCAGCTTGTTCTTTCCGCAGCTTCCAGGTTGAATCTTTTTAATGCACTAAGAGAAGACCTGAGACGTATGTTTCCTGACATTGAAGCCACCATTGAACCCAGGAGAAAACTATGTTGGGTTCTTTCACGGTTGGATGGGCATAAGATACCCATAGCAAGTGAAGGAGCATACGTTTCACGCATGGAACCCACGGGCTATACCCTTCAAAATGGCAGGCTCAAAGGCCTGGTTTGGAATATGAATATGTTTGTTCTGCAGCAGTCTGCCATTCCCTTAATTGATGAGACAGGAATCACCCATAAGATCAGTTTGCAGATCAATGCCCGATTAAACGATATGGTTTCGGTGAGCAAAGAGCTTGAAAAATACGGTCTTCAGATAATACAGGAATATCGTGATATAAACGTATTGGTTCTAAGAGATAAAGAGGTAAAATGA